A region of the Thermodesulfobacteriota bacterium genome:
GAAAGAGATAACCCATGGGGGTCGTAAGATACCCGAACTGCTTTCCATGTATGAAAACGAGAACCTTAAGGAAGAAGTAGCCGAACATTACCACTCCGGCAGCCTTTGCGAGGCTAAAGACAATCGGGTCGTGAAGTCTTCTGTGTTCATCATCCATCACGTGATGGAAGACTCTGTGGCTTATCGTACCCTCGAATATGACCATGGAAAGTCCTGCGAAGATGCTGGAGACAAAGAATAAAACGGGGATGAACTCGGTATACCACAATGGATGAATGTTTGGCTTCGCCATCATGACAAGGGCACCAAGTCCACTCTGGTGAAGTGTAGAAAGGCATATCCCAAATATTACGGCTCCCAAAGTCATGGAAGAAAGAATCTTTCTCAGCTTTTTCGCTTCGAGCCATTCGGCAATTGCAGGGGAAAATTCAATGAGTTCTGCAAGCATGTAGAGGAGGAAGTGCCATGCCACAAGAAACAGAACGGAGTTTACTCCAAATTCCCTTCCTATGATCGGATTTACTATGTTCCACCAGCGGCCGAGATCAAGAAATATCGCCCCTGCGTAAAACATGTAAGCAAGTAGACCGTTAAGGACCGTCGCCCTGATCACCGTGTGGTACTTTTCCGCATTAAGGATGTAGACGACAAAACACAGAACGTATGCACCTCCAGCAAAAGCAACACCGCACATAACGTCAAAGGCGATCCAAATGCCCCACGGATAATCTTGGGACAGATTCGTTACACTTCCTAGACCGTAGTAAAGTCTGAGAAAGATAAGGAAGGCACCGAGTAGAATTATCGGAGCCGAAATTATGTTGAAAGGGGTAAATATATTTCCCCTTGGCTTAAGCTCCCTGATGATGAATCTTATAATATCTCCCAAACTCTTTTTCTTTTCTTCGGCGAAAGTCCCGAACATCTTCATAACCTCCTTCTCGATCATTCTTTTTTGGTGAGTCTATTGAGACCAAGCAGAAAAAGAGGCCATAGAACAAGAACGAAAGGAACTGAATAGAGAAACCCTGTTGTATACTCCGGAAGAGGTTTATTTTCGAGATCTACCCTGAAACCTATCTTTTTAAAAGGAACGGCAGCCAGATAGAGATAACAAGTCCCTCCAACCTCTTTCTCTCCATATATGTGTGGTACGTAACTATCCGGTTTTGCGGTGATCCTTCTTTTTGCCTCGAGAAGCAGTTCCCTACGGGTTCCAAAGATCAGAGCCTCCTGGGGACATACTTCCACGCATGCTGGAATTTTACCGGTTATGTACCGATCGAAGCACATGTTACACTTTTGAATAGTCGGTTTTGGACTATCGTACTCGAAC
Encoded here:
- the hybB gene encoding Ni/Fe-hydrogenase cytochrome b subunit; this encodes MIEKEVMKMFGTFAEEKKKSLGDIIRFIIRELKPRGNIFTPFNIISAPIILLGAFLIFLRLYYGLGSVTNLSQDYPWGIWIAFDVMCGVAFAGGAYVLCFVVYILNAEKYHTVIRATVLNGLLAYMFYAGAIFLDLGRWWNIVNPIIGREFGVNSVLFLVAWHFLLYMLAELIEFSPAIAEWLEAKKLRKILSSMTLGAVIFGICLSTLHQSGLGALVMMAKPNIHPLWYTEFIPVLFFVSSIFAGLSMVIFEGTISHRVFHHVMDDEHRRLHDPIVFSLAKAAGVVMFGYFFLKVLVFIHGKQFGYLTTPMGYLFLVETVGLVLLPCYLYLRGAKLMSKKTVLIAAFMTMLGVILNRFNYVFIAYKWYLPLSERYIPTWMEVVITLAIVFAEIWVFRFCVNRMPVLRSAPDWAVAQDNEKKKEKRRIERVIPLTREVAL